A part of Microbacterium atlanticum genomic DNA contains:
- a CDS encoding aspartate carbamoyltransferase catalytic subunit has product MRHLLDTQTLGRHEALRILDVAEDMADTQQREVKKLPTLRGKTVVNLFFEDSTRTRISFEAAAKRLSADVINFSAKGSSVSKGESLQDTAQTLQAMGADAVVIRHGASGAPRTLATSGWISAGVVNAGDGTHEHPTQALLDAFTIRKRRFGSGSRGRDLAGVKVTIVGDILHSRVARSNVWLLHTLGAEVTLVAPPTLVPQDVSNWPVTVVYDLDEALSASPDALMMLRIQLERMNAAYFPTEREYSRRWGLDARRLAALGADSIVMHPGPMNRGLEISAEAADSPRSTVLEQVTNGVSVRMAALYLLLAGAERTTADSMPATDVPDADRTAKENTR; this is encoded by the coding sequence ATGAGGCACCTGCTGGACACCCAGACACTCGGCCGCCACGAAGCCCTGCGCATCCTCGACGTCGCGGAGGACATGGCCGACACGCAGCAGCGCGAGGTCAAGAAGCTGCCGACGCTGCGCGGCAAGACCGTCGTGAACCTCTTCTTCGAGGACTCGACCCGCACCCGCATCTCGTTCGAGGCCGCTGCCAAACGGCTGTCGGCGGATGTGATCAACTTCTCTGCGAAGGGCTCCAGCGTCTCGAAGGGGGAGTCGCTGCAGGACACCGCGCAGACCCTGCAGGCGATGGGGGCGGATGCCGTCGTCATCCGCCACGGCGCCTCCGGCGCGCCGCGCACCCTGGCCACCAGCGGATGGATCAGCGCCGGAGTCGTCAACGCCGGCGACGGCACGCACGAGCATCCGACGCAGGCCCTGCTCGACGCGTTCACCATCCGCAAGCGCCGGTTCGGCTCGGGCAGCCGCGGTCGGGACCTCGCCGGCGTGAAGGTCACCATCGTCGGCGACATCCTCCACTCCCGCGTGGCGCGCTCCAACGTCTGGCTGCTGCACACGCTCGGCGCCGAGGTGACGCTCGTCGCCCCTCCCACCCTCGTTCCCCAGGACGTGTCGAACTGGCCGGTCACGGTCGTCTACGACCTCGACGAGGCCCTCTCCGCGAGCCCCGACGCCCTCATGATGCTCCGCATCCAGCTGGAGCGGATGAATGCGGCCTATTTCCCGACTGAACGGGAGTATTCGCGCCGCTGGGGCCTGGACGCGCGCCGTCTGGCCGCGCTCGGAGCCGATAGCATCGTCATGCACCCCGGGCCCATGAACCGGGGCCTGGAGATCTCCGCCGAAGCCGCCGATTCGCCACGCTCGACCGTGCTCGAGCAGGTGACGAACGGCGTCTCGGTGCGCATGGCCGCGCTCTACCTGCTGCTGGCGGGAGCGGAGCGCACCACGGCCGACAGCATGCCTGCAACCGACGTCCCGGACGCGGATCGCACAGCGAAGGAGAACACCCGATGA
- a CDS encoding DoxX family protein: MTTVPVHGAAGVVPASTGRQNPLRTLVVLEARAEAALKVSLQRWSISALRIALGAVFVVFGALKLIPGVSPVEALVSATWEKLTFGMVSGQAALIATAVIEVLAGALLIAGGRLARIGLVVLGLAFVGILSPIVLLPAEVFGPVGPTLTGQYIFKNVVLIAAALVVASRVLHGPAAKR; the protein is encoded by the coding sequence ATGACCACCGTCCCCGTCCACGGCGCCGCCGGCGTCGTTCCCGCGTCCACCGGCCGCCAGAACCCGCTGCGCACCCTGGTCGTCCTCGAGGCGCGCGCGGAGGCCGCGCTCAAGGTCTCGCTCCAGCGCTGGAGCATCTCCGCGCTGCGCATCGCACTCGGAGCCGTCTTCGTCGTCTTCGGCGCCCTCAAGCTCATCCCGGGCGTGAGCCCCGTCGAGGCACTCGTCAGCGCCACCTGGGAGAAGCTCACGTTCGGCATGGTGAGCGGTCAGGCCGCGCTGATCGCGACCGCCGTCATCGAGGTGCTCGCCGGTGCCCTGCTCATCGCGGGCGGGCGTCTCGCCCGTATCGGCCTGGTGGTGCTGGGCCTCGCGTTCGTCGGCATCCTGTCGCCGATCGTGCTGCTGCCGGCCGAGGTGTTCGGGCCCGTCGGCCCGACGCTGACCGGTCAGTACATCTTCAAGAACGTCGTGCTGATCGCCGCAGCGCTGGTCGTGGCATCCCGCGTCCTGCACGGCCCGGCGGCCAAGCGCTGA
- the pyrR gene encoding bifunctional pyr operon transcriptional regulator/uracil phosphoribosyltransferase PyrR, whose product MSTRTVLHEADIARALTRISHEILESNRGPDGLVLLGIPTRGVTLALRIGALVEQFGGASVAVGALDVTMYRDDLHRNPTRAPQPTEIPAGGIDGKIVVLVDDVLFSGRSIRAALDALQDIGRPAAVRLAALVDRGHRELPIRPDFVGKNLPSARDERVNVRLKETDGREEVTIES is encoded by the coding sequence ATGAGCACGCGCACCGTGCTGCACGAGGCCGATATCGCCCGGGCACTGACTCGGATCTCGCATGAGATCCTCGAGTCCAACCGGGGCCCCGACGGCCTCGTCCTCCTCGGCATCCCGACCCGCGGCGTCACCCTCGCACTCCGTATCGGCGCACTCGTCGAGCAGTTCGGCGGGGCATCGGTCGCCGTGGGCGCGCTGGACGTGACCATGTACCGGGACGACCTCCACCGCAACCCCACGCGCGCGCCGCAGCCCACCGAGATCCCCGCAGGCGGGATCGACGGCAAGATCGTGGTTCTCGTGGACGACGTGCTGTTCTCCGGCCGGAGCATCCGCGCCGCGCTGGACGCCCTCCAGGACATCGGGCGACCGGCAGCCGTGCGCCTGGCCGCACTCGTCGACCGCGGCCACCGGGAACTGCCGATCCGGCCCGACTTCGTGGGCAAGAACCTCCCGAGCGCGCGGGACGAGCGCGTGAATGTGCGGCTGAAGGAGACCGACGGGCGCGAGGAGGTGACGATCGAGTCATGA
- a CDS encoding dihydroorotase produces MSETLHFRGALIEGSGAADVIVSDGVIAEIGPGLSRAGATTVDVDGLVLLPGLVDLHTHLREPGYEASETILTGSRAAAAGGYTAVFAMPNTSPVADTAGVVEQELALGEAAGFVTVQPIGAVTVGQRGERLAELGAMADSRARVRVFSDDGFCVWDPLIMRRALEYVKAFDGVIAQHAQDPRLTEGAQMNEGAVSAELGLAGWPAVAEESIIARDVLLAEHVGSRLHVCHLSTAGSVEIIRWAKKRGVDVTAEVTPHHLLLTDELVRDYDARFKVNPPLRREEDVLAVREGLADGTIDIVATDHAPHPAEAKACEWHAAANGMVGLESALRVVQEAMVDTELITWGDVARVMSREPARIGRLSGHGTPLTAGQPASLTFYDPSPRRPFRTDDLRGRSVNSPYLGRELPGEVRWTVHRGTVTVADGAVLESPGVRA; encoded by the coding sequence ATGAGCGAGACCCTGCACTTCCGCGGAGCGCTGATCGAGGGGAGCGGCGCTGCCGACGTGATCGTCTCGGACGGGGTGATCGCCGAGATCGGTCCCGGGCTCAGCCGGGCCGGCGCGACGACGGTCGATGTCGACGGACTGGTGCTGCTGCCCGGCCTGGTCGACCTGCACACGCATCTGCGCGAGCCCGGCTACGAGGCATCCGAGACGATCCTGACCGGATCCCGCGCCGCCGCGGCCGGCGGCTACACCGCCGTGTTCGCGATGCCCAACACCTCGCCCGTCGCCGACACCGCGGGCGTCGTCGAGCAGGAGCTCGCCCTCGGCGAGGCGGCCGGCTTCGTCACGGTGCAGCCGATCGGGGCGGTCACCGTCGGACAGCGGGGCGAGCGTCTGGCCGAGCTCGGTGCGATGGCGGATTCCCGCGCCCGCGTGCGCGTCTTCAGCGACGACGGCTTCTGCGTCTGGGATCCGCTCATCATGCGGCGCGCCCTCGAGTACGTGAAGGCCTTCGACGGCGTGATCGCCCAGCACGCGCAGGACCCGCGGCTGACCGAAGGCGCCCAGATGAACGAGGGCGCCGTGTCGGCGGAGCTGGGACTGGCAGGCTGGCCCGCCGTCGCCGAGGAGTCGATCATCGCGCGCGACGTGCTCCTCGCCGAGCACGTGGGCTCGCGCCTGCACGTCTGCCACCTGTCCACGGCCGGGTCGGTCGAGATCATCCGCTGGGCGAAGAAGCGCGGCGTGGACGTGACCGCGGAGGTCACACCGCACCACCTGCTCCTGACCGACGAGCTGGTGCGCGACTACGACGCGCGCTTCAAGGTGAACCCGCCGCTGCGCCGAGAGGAGGACGTGCTCGCGGTGCGCGAGGGACTCGCCGACGGCACGATCGACATCGTGGCGACCGACCACGCGCCGCACCCGGCCGAGGCGAAGGCGTGCGAGTGGCACGCCGCCGCCAACGGCATGGTCGGCCTCGAGAGCGCCCTGCGGGTCGTGCAGGAAGCGATGGTCGACACGGAGCTGATCACGTGGGGCGACGTCGCACGCGTCATGTCGCGCGAGCCCGCGCGCATCGGCCGGCTCTCCGGGCACGGCACACCGCTCACCGCCGGCCAGCCGGCGTCCCTCACGTTCTACGATCCCTCGCCCCGCCGCCCCTTCCGCACCGACGACCTCCGCGGCCGCAGCGTCAATTCGCCCTATCTCGGGCGGGAGCTGCCGGGCGAGGTGCGGTGGACGGTGCACCGCGGCACCGTGACCGTCGCCGACGGCGCCGTGCTGGAGTCGCCGGGGGTGCGGGCATGA
- the carA gene encoding glutamine-hydrolyzing carbamoyl-phosphate synthase small subunit, with protein sequence MTPLFHTDPAVLVLEDGTRHVGRAYGAIGTTLGEVVFATGMTGYQETLTDPSYAGQIVLQTAPHIGNTGMNGEDTESRRIWVSGYIVRDPSRVVSNWRAEESLDDALTSDGVVGISGIDTRAVTRHIRSAGSMRGGIFSGDAAGIDPEEQLRLVREAPEMAGRNLSAQVSVAAVEVTAAAGERIGNLAVLDLGVKQATVDNLAARGFDVHVLPQDVTIEQIRAIDPVAVFYSNGPGDPAASGDHVELLRGVLDDGLPFFGICFGNQLLGRALGLGTYKLPFGHRGINQPVLDKATGRVEITAHNHGFAVDAPIEGEFDSPHGYGRIEVSHVGLNDRVVEGLRALDIPAFSVQYHPEAAAGPHDANYLFDRFRDLVVATLETKKNA encoded by the coding sequence ATGACCCCCCTCTTCCACACCGACCCGGCCGTCCTCGTGCTCGAGGACGGGACCCGCCACGTCGGCCGCGCCTACGGGGCGATCGGCACGACACTGGGCGAGGTCGTCTTCGCCACCGGGATGACCGGCTACCAGGAGACCCTCACCGACCCCTCGTACGCCGGCCAGATCGTGCTGCAGACGGCGCCGCACATCGGGAACACCGGCATGAACGGCGAGGACACCGAGTCGCGACGCATCTGGGTGTCGGGCTACATCGTGCGCGATCCCTCGCGCGTGGTCTCGAACTGGAGAGCCGAGGAGTCGCTGGACGACGCGCTCACGAGCGACGGCGTGGTGGGCATCAGCGGCATCGACACGCGCGCCGTCACCCGCCACATCCGCTCGGCGGGCAGCATGCGCGGCGGCATCTTCTCCGGCGACGCCGCGGGCATCGACCCGGAGGAGCAGCTGCGCCTCGTCCGAGAGGCGCCCGAGATGGCAGGACGGAACCTCTCCGCCCAGGTCTCGGTCGCCGCCGTCGAGGTGACCGCGGCGGCGGGGGAGCGGATCGGCAACCTCGCCGTGCTCGACCTCGGCGTGAAGCAGGCCACCGTCGACAACCTGGCGGCTCGCGGGTTCGACGTGCACGTGCTGCCGCAGGACGTCACCATCGAGCAGATCCGCGCGATCGACCCCGTCGCGGTGTTCTACTCCAACGGCCCCGGCGACCCGGCGGCCTCCGGCGACCACGTCGAGCTGCTGCGCGGAGTGCTCGATGACGGCCTGCCGTTCTTCGGCATCTGCTTCGGCAACCAGCTGTTGGGGCGGGCACTCGGCCTCGGCACCTACAAGCTGCCCTTCGGGCACCGCGGCATCAACCAGCCGGTCCTGGACAAGGCGACCGGTCGCGTGGAGATCACGGCGCACAACCACGGCTTCGCCGTCGACGCCCCCATCGAGGGCGAGTTCGACAGCCCCCACGGGTACGGCCGGATCGAGGTGAGCCACGTCGGGCTGAACGACCGGGTGGTCGAAGGCCTCCGCGCCCTGGACATCCCCGCGTTCTCGGTGCAGTACCACCCCGAGGCCGCGGCCGGCCCGCACGACGCCAACTACCTGTTCGACCGCTTCCGCGACCTGGTCGTCGCGACCCTGGAGACGAAGAAGAATGCCTAA